In Pedobacter sp. WC2423, the following are encoded in one genomic region:
- the rplT gene encoding 50S ribosomal protein L20 — translation MPRSVNAVASRRRRKKVLNMAKGYWGSRSKVFTVAKNTVEKGLQYAYRDRKVKKREFRGLWIQRINAGARQYGISYSQFIGKLAAKNIGLNRKVLADLAMNHPEAFKAVIDTVK, via the coding sequence ATGCCACGTTCGGTAAACGCAGTAGCTTCGAGAAGAAGACGGAAAAAAGTCCTTAATATGGCCAAAGGCTATTGGGGATCAAGAAGTAAAGTATTCACTGTAGCAAAAAATACGGTTGAGAAAGGTTTGCAATATGCATACCGTGACCGTAAAGTTAAGAAAAGAGAATTCCGCGGTTTGTGGATTCAACGTATTAACGCTGGTGCGCGTCAGTATGGAATTTCTTACTCTCAGTTCATTGGTAAATTAGCGGCTAAAAACATTGGTTTAAACCGTAAGGTTTTAGCTGACTTAGCTATGAATCATCCAGAAGCTTTCAAAGCAGTAATTGATACAGTTAAATAG
- a CDS encoding IS1182 family transposase yields the protein MAVRKPIFRPYHQDQLMALPPNLDDLIPADHTVRIVNDVINAINVEPLLKAYHVRGGSNYHPLLLLKVLVYGYVTNIYSSRKLAEACRERVPFMWLSAMNKPDHNTINRFRGVRLKHALRSVFEEVVKLLAKEELLSIDQVYTDGTKIEANANKYTFVWKKSIQTNKEKMKKQLDEIWNYAQSVAADEDLMPEPPTATTINKESVRATVEKLNKVLADNDQVDKKVKAKLRYINQHFPVNMDKYEQQEVILGERNSYSKTDTDATFMRMKEDHMLNGQLKPAYNVQISTSNQFIVNYTIHPNPTDTTTLKTHLEQYESSFGKVPKTLTADAGYGSEENYTLLEGKQMEAYVKYNLFDKGQNDMYSKKHPFAADKLFYNDQLDVYICPMGQQMHYIGDTIKKTTTGFKQIYRRYQAKNCSNCPLNGICHKSKTNRIMEINVNLKRLKQKAHELLNTEEGIRHRKKRCFDVEPVFANIKQNHGFRRFMLRGKDKVEIEWGLLAIAQNLRKKAA from the coding sequence ATGGCAGTAAGAAAACCTATTTTCAGGCCCTATCACCAGGACCAGCTCATGGCGCTCCCGCCTAATCTTGACGACCTTATACCTGCAGACCACACCGTAAGAATCGTCAATGATGTGATCAATGCAATCAATGTTGAACCACTTCTGAAAGCCTATCATGTACGGGGCGGCTCTAATTATCATCCGCTTCTGCTTTTAAAAGTTTTGGTTTACGGCTATGTGACCAATATTTATTCCAGTCGAAAATTGGCTGAAGCCTGCAGGGAAAGGGTTCCTTTTATGTGGTTGAGTGCAATGAATAAGCCTGACCACAATACCATCAACCGCTTTCGTGGGGTACGTCTTAAACACGCACTCCGGAGTGTCTTTGAAGAAGTTGTTAAGCTGTTGGCTAAAGAAGAGCTGCTGAGTATTGACCAGGTTTATACCGATGGGACCAAGATTGAAGCCAATGCCAATAAGTATACTTTTGTCTGGAAGAAATCGATCCAGACCAACAAAGAAAAGATGAAAAAGCAATTAGACGAAATCTGGAATTATGCACAAAGTGTTGCAGCCGATGAGGACCTGATGCCTGAGCCACCCACTGCGACCACGATTAATAAGGAAAGTGTCAGGGCGACTGTTGAAAAGCTCAATAAGGTTCTGGCAGACAATGATCAGGTTGATAAAAAGGTAAAAGCAAAGCTCAGATACATTAACCAGCACTTTCCTGTAAATATGGATAAATATGAGCAGCAGGAGGTTATTCTTGGAGAAAGAAACAGCTATAGCAAAACCGATACTGATGCTACATTTATGAGAATGAAGGAGGATCATATGCTAAACGGCCAGCTCAAACCGGCCTATAATGTTCAGATCTCTACTTCTAACCAGTTCATTGTCAATTACACCATCCACCCAAATCCAACAGATACCACCACTTTAAAAACTCATTTGGAACAATATGAAAGTAGCTTTGGCAAAGTGCCAAAAACCCTTACTGCAGATGCAGGATACGGCTCAGAAGAGAACTATACGTTGCTTGAAGGAAAACAAATGGAAGCCTATGTGAAATACAATCTGTTTGACAAGGGGCAAAATGATATGTATAGCAAAAAACACCCATTTGCTGCTGATAAGTTGTTTTACAATGACCAGCTGGACGTGTATATATGCCCAATGGGACAGCAGATGCATTATATCGGTGACACCATTAAAAAAACCACAACCGGATTCAAACAGATCTACAGACGCTACCAGGCTAAAAACTGTAGTAATTGTCCTTTAAACGGTATTTGCCATAAATCAAAAACCAACCGCATCATGGAGATCAATGTTAACCTGAAAAGGTTAAAACAAAAGGCACATGAACTATTAAATACTGAAGAAGGAATAAGACATCGAAAAAAGCGATGCTTCGATGTTGAGCCGGTCTTCGCAAATATTAAACAAAACCATGGGTTCCGTCGCTTCATGCTCCGAGGAAAAGACAAAGTGGAGATAGAATGGGGATTATTAGCTATCGCACAGAACTTAAGGAAAAAAGCAGCCTAA
- a CDS encoding LysR family transcriptional regulator: MYHNYDTMVNLEWYRTFKAIYETGTLTGAAEALFVSQPGVSLHLSSLESYVGYKLFDRTSRKMVPTERGKVMYNFVLEALLKLEEAEKHFHRSTEKEKPTLSLGMCFETFQLMLEPYLSGLPFNVIVKFGDYPQMLNDLDNGILDLVITPHMDNTMKNIAYKPFSKERIVLVGGSKNDLTDFDLMLQDGNLKGMREWLKHQIWYGTSGDMEHLMRFWHFNFNQRLDFKPNYIVPNMSSIVRCIKGMEGFAVVPDFLCRHEILNGNVKLVWEGSKVMENTLHFAMRKKTIYAAEIKMIQDIFEREMVPLENEK; encoded by the coding sequence TTGTATCATAATTATGATACTATGGTCAATCTGGAATGGTACCGCACATTTAAAGCTATTTATGAAACTGGCACTTTGACCGGGGCAGCAGAAGCGCTTTTCGTTTCTCAGCCGGGGGTAAGTTTACATCTGAGTTCTTTAGAATCTTATGTGGGCTATAAACTTTTTGACAGAACATCCAGAAAGATGGTCCCTACAGAAAGGGGTAAAGTAATGTATAACTTTGTACTGGAAGCTTTATTGAAATTAGAAGAAGCCGAAAAACACTTCCACCGGAGTACTGAAAAGGAGAAACCGACCCTAAGTTTAGGGATGTGTTTTGAAACCTTTCAGCTGATGCTTGAACCTTATTTGTCAGGTTTACCTTTTAATGTAATTGTTAAATTCGGGGATTATCCGCAAATGCTGAACGATCTGGACAATGGGATTCTCGATCTGGTCATTACCCCGCATATGGATAATACCATGAAAAATATCGCCTATAAGCCATTTTCAAAAGAACGGATTGTACTGGTTGGGGGATCGAAAAATGACCTGACAGATTTTGACCTGATGCTTCAGGACGGAAACCTGAAAGGCATGCGGGAATGGCTGAAACATCAGATCTGGTATGGGACTTCTGGCGATATGGAACATCTGATGAGATTCTGGCATTTCAATTTTAATCAAAGACTGGATTTTAAACCTAATTATATTGTTCCTAATATGAGCTCTATTGTGCGCTGTATTAAAGGAATGGAAGGATTTGCAGTGGTCCCGGACTTTTTGTGCCGTCATGAAATATTGAATGGCAACGTTAAATTAGTATGGGAGGGCAGTAAAGTCATGGAAAACACGCTGCATTTCGCCATGCGGAAAAAAACAATTTATGCTGCGGAAATTAAAATGATCCAGGATATTTTTGAAAGGGAGATGGTACCGCTGGAAAATGAAAAATGA
- a CDS encoding GIY-YIG nuclease family protein, which produces MRKFVYIVTDRNRTSLHVGMSADLIKTLDFYKKMPSLFFDSGQQLTRLVYFEELKTESQALNRFKVISRFTRMQKERLVRACNPDWIDLTIGLDFEHITMSRPLSTQVKIPLTIMS; this is translated from the coding sequence ATGAGAAAATTTGTCTACATCGTGACCGATAGAAACCGTACTAGTTTACATGTTGGAATGAGCGCTGATTTAATTAAGACGCTTGATTTTTATAAAAAAATGCCAAGTCTGTTCTTCGACAGCGGCCAGCAGCTTACCCGTCTGGTTTATTTTGAAGAACTTAAAACTGAATCACAGGCGCTGAACCGTTTCAAGGTGATCAGCAGATTTACAAGGATGCAGAAGGAACGTCTGGTTCGTGCCTGTAATCCCGATTGGATTGATCTGACCATAGGTCTTGACTTTGAGCATATCACCATGAGCAGACCATTATCCACGCAGGTTAAAATACCATTGACTATTATGTCTTAA
- the rpiA gene encoding ribose-5-phosphate isomerase RpiA — protein sequence MDKQSIDKKDLEKQRAARAAVKFIQQNDIVGLGTGSTAFFAIQEIAILVKNGLKIKGVPTSEHTAALALSLGIELLPMEEVKSIDITIDGADEFDTQLNLIKGGGGALFREKIVASLTKNEIIIADSGKLVTQLGKFKVPIEVVPLALNYVQQQLRKLNGKGEVRIKDNSPFITDNHNIIVDADFGLIGDPAALSENLNRIEGILAHGLFVQLTSKIIMGQGTETIIYAGN from the coding sequence TTGGATAAGCAATCAATTGATAAAAAAGATCTTGAAAAACAGCGCGCAGCCAGGGCAGCAGTTAAATTTATTCAGCAAAATGATATCGTTGGATTAGGGACTGGTTCTACAGCTTTTTTTGCGATTCAGGAAATAGCCATTTTAGTGAAGAATGGACTGAAAATCAAAGGTGTACCTACTTCTGAGCATACAGCGGCACTAGCATTATCCTTAGGAATTGAATTACTGCCGATGGAAGAAGTTAAATCAATTGATATTACTATAGATGGAGCAGATGAATTTGATACGCAGTTAAATTTAATCAAAGGGGGCGGGGGTGCATTGTTCAGAGAGAAAATTGTGGCTTCCCTCACTAAAAATGAAATTATTATTGCAGACTCAGGTAAATTGGTAACGCAGCTGGGAAAATTCAAAGTTCCCATTGAAGTAGTGCCGCTTGCGCTTAATTATGTGCAGCAGCAGCTTCGTAAATTGAACGGTAAAGGAGAAGTCCGGATAAAAGATAACTCCCCGTTTATCACAGATAATCATAATATCATTGTAGATGCAGACTTTGGGCTGATCGGCGATCCTGCTGCGCTATCAGAAAACTTAAACAGGATAGAAGGAATTTTAGCACATGGCTTATTTGTGCAGCTCACCTCAAAGATTATTATGGGACAAGGAACTGAAACTATTATCTATGCTGGAAATTAA
- a CDS encoding GNAT family N-acetyltransferase, giving the protein MLEINFDPFPTLESERLVLRKITPADVDEVFAIRSDAQTMKYIPRPLAKTKDDALEHINVVNKAIEDNAGINWGISFKDDPKLLGMICLIRMQPENYRTETGYILHPDYHRKGIISEAFDTVIDYAFNVLKFHSLEAVIDPDNIASEQLLIKHKFVKEGHFKENCFYEGKFLDAVIYSRINR; this is encoded by the coding sequence ATGCTGGAAATTAACTTTGATCCCTTTCCAACTTTGGAATCGGAGCGTTTAGTACTCAGAAAAATTACACCTGCCGACGTTGATGAAGTATTTGCCATCAGATCTGATGCGCAGACGATGAAATATATTCCCCGCCCGCTGGCAAAAACTAAAGATGATGCATTGGAGCATATCAATGTGGTTAATAAAGCTATTGAAGATAATGCCGGTATCAACTGGGGAATTTCATTTAAGGATGATCCTAAACTGTTAGGTATGATTTGCCTGATCAGAATGCAGCCAGAAAACTACCGGACAGAAACCGGATATATCCTCCATCCTGATTATCACCGGAAAGGGATTATCAGTGAAGCCTTTGATACGGTAATTGACTATGCCTTTAATGTGCTCAAATTTCACTCGCTTGAAGCCGTAATTGACCCGGATAACATTGCTTCTGAGCAATTATTGATCAAACATAAATTTGTGAAAGAAGGGCATTTCAAGGAAAATTGTTTTTATGAAGGCAAGTTTCTGGATGCAGTTATTTATTCAAGGATTAATCGATAA
- the rpmI gene encoding 50S ribosomal protein L35 — MPKMKTNSSAKKRFSLTGTGKIARKNAYKSHILTKMSTKRKRNLGHTSMVSAADMGNVKRMLAIGK; from the coding sequence ATGCCAAAAATGAAAACCAATTCCAGTGCTAAAAAGCGTTTTTCGCTTACTGGAACCGGTAAAATCGCAAGAAAAAACGCATACAAAAGTCACATTTTAACAAAAATGTCTACTAAACGTAAGCGTAATTTGGGTCACACCTCAATGGTGTCAGCTGCTGATATGGGCAACGTTAAGCGTATGCTTGCTATCGGTAAATAA
- the thrS gene encoding threonine--tRNA ligase → MINITLPDGSVRPYEKGTSAHQIALSISEGLARNVLAAEVNGEVWDSSRPIEKDSAVKLLTWNDTAGKATFWHSSAHIMAEALEALYPGTKFGIGPAIETGFYYDVDFGDQEFSSDHFKAIETKFMELAKQKEVFVRENVSKADAIAYFTEKGDEYKLDLIQGLEDGKITFYKQGEFTDLCRGPHLPNTGFIKAVKLTNVAGAYWRGDETKKQLTRIYGVTFPKASELTEYLLMIEEAKKRDHRKLGKELELFAFSEKVGMGLPLWLPKGAALRERLVNFLTKAQGKAGYEQVITPHIGHKNLYVTSGHWDKYGADSFQGIKTPQEGEEFMLKPMNCPHHCEIYKVKPRSYKDLPLRLAEFGTVYRYEQSGELHGLTRVRGFTQDDAHLFCRPDQVKDEFMKVIDLVLYVFKSLGFENYTAQISLRDPENKSKYIGTDENWKLAEDAIIEASAEKGLNTVIEYGEAAFYGPKLDFMVKDALGRKWQLGTIQVDYNLPERFELEYTGSDNLKHRPVMIHRAPFGSLERFIAVLIEHCAGNFPLWLSPEQFIILPISEKYEEYAKKVSDELNNSDIRGLIDFRDEKIGRKIRDAEVKKTPYMLIIGEKEMAEGKLSVRKHGEGDLGEMTIQAFSELLIKEITV, encoded by the coding sequence ATGATTAACATTACACTTCCGGATGGCTCAGTACGTCCATATGAAAAGGGAACAAGTGCCCACCAGATTGCTTTATCAATATCTGAAGGTCTTGCCCGTAACGTTTTAGCAGCCGAAGTTAACGGCGAAGTCTGGGATTCTTCCAGACCTATTGAAAAAGATTCAGCAGTTAAATTATTAACCTGGAATGATACCGCTGGTAAAGCTACCTTCTGGCACTCTTCTGCCCACATTATGGCCGAAGCACTGGAAGCGTTATATCCGGGTACTAAATTCGGTATCGGCCCTGCTATCGAAACCGGCTTCTATTATGATGTTGATTTTGGAGATCAGGAATTTTCTTCAGATCACTTTAAAGCGATAGAAACCAAATTCATGGAACTGGCCAAACAAAAAGAAGTTTTTGTAAGGGAAAATGTTTCCAAAGCAGATGCAATTGCCTATTTCACTGAAAAAGGTGATGAGTATAAATTAGACCTTATACAGGGACTGGAAGATGGTAAAATCACTTTTTATAAACAAGGTGAATTTACTGATTTATGCCGTGGCCCGCATCTTCCGAATACAGGATTTATCAAGGCTGTAAAGTTAACAAACGTTGCTGGTGCGTACTGGAGAGGTGATGAAACTAAAAAACAGTTAACCCGTATTTATGGGGTTACTTTCCCTAAAGCAAGTGAATTAACAGAATACCTGTTGATGATCGAGGAAGCTAAAAAACGCGACCACAGGAAATTAGGAAAAGAACTTGAATTATTTGCTTTCTCTGAAAAAGTAGGGATGGGCTTGCCATTATGGTTGCCTAAAGGAGCTGCTTTGCGCGAACGTTTAGTGAACTTCTTAACTAAAGCACAGGGAAAAGCAGGATACGAACAAGTAATTACTCCGCATATTGGTCATAAAAACCTGTATGTAACTTCAGGTCACTGGGATAAATATGGAGCTGACTCTTTTCAGGGGATAAAAACACCTCAGGAAGGGGAGGAGTTCATGTTAAAACCAATGAACTGCCCGCATCACTGTGAAATATACAAAGTTAAACCACGGTCTTATAAGGATCTTCCATTGCGTTTAGCTGAATTCGGTACTGTTTACCGTTACGAGCAAAGCGGTGAGTTACACGGCTTAACAAGGGTTCGTGGGTTTACTCAGGATGATGCGCACTTATTCTGTCGTCCAGACCAGGTGAAAGACGAATTCATGAAGGTGATTGACCTGGTATTGTATGTATTTAAATCTTTAGGATTTGAAAATTACACTGCGCAGATTTCCTTAAGGGATCCGGAAAATAAGTCGAAATATATTGGTACTGATGAAAACTGGAAACTGGCTGAAGATGCAATTATCGAAGCTTCGGCAGAGAAAGGTTTGAATACAGTAATCGAATATGGTGAGGCTGCATTCTACGGTCCGAAACTGGATTTCATGGTGAAAGATGCTTTAGGTAGAAAATGGCAGTTGGGAACTATACAGGTAGATTATAATTTACCGGAAAGATTTGAACTGGAATATACTGGCAGCGACAACCTGAAACACAGACCGGTGATGATCCATCGTGCTCCATTCGGTTCCCTGGAACGTTTTATAGCCGTTTTGATTGAACATTGTGCAGGGAATTTCCCATTATGGCTTTCTCCTGAGCAATTTATAATCCTTCCTATTTCAGAAAAGTATGAAGAATATGCCAAAAAAGTTTCAGATGAACTAAATAATTCCGATATTCGCGGTTTGATTGACTTTCGCGATGAGAAAATCGGAAGGAAAATCAGGGACGCAGAGGTGAAAAAAACTCCTTATATGCTGATTATCGGGGAAAAGGAAATGGCAGAAGGAAAATTATCAGTAAGGAAGCACGGAGAAGGAGATTTAGGAGAAATGACTATCCAGGCGTTCAGCGAATTATTAATTAAAGAAATAACAGTTTAA
- a CDS encoding XRE family transcriptional regulator yields the protein MSNISVNLKYLRKKKGHTQQQFADLMGIKRSLVGAYEEDRAEPKYDLLKKIAEHYELTMDEFINEIINDNWKPKLKSQGSNLRILSISVDQSDNENIEMVPVKASAGYLNGFSDPEYIKELPKFQLPLPSLKQGTFRAFEIVGDSMLPIQPGSIIIGEYMDNWNDVKTGETYVIVSKNEGVVYKRAGNRFKENKELKLVSDNKLYDPYHVPAEDILEIWKAKAYISSTLPDATPEPTMETLTNMMSQMQKSISQMNKN from the coding sequence ATGTCGAATATTTCCGTAAATCTCAAATACTTAAGAAAGAAAAAAGGCCACACACAACAGCAATTTGCTGATTTGATGGGAATTAAAAGATCATTGGTTGGAGCTTACGAAGAAGACCGTGCAGAACCAAAATATGATTTGCTAAAAAAAATAGCAGAACACTATGAATTAACAATGGACGAGTTTATCAACGAAATCATCAACGATAACTGGAAGCCTAAATTAAAAAGTCAGGGTTCAAATTTAAGGATCCTGAGCATTTCTGTAGATCAGAGCGATAATGAAAACATCGAGATGGTTCCTGTAAAAGCCAGTGCGGGGTATCTTAACGGCTTTTCTGATCCTGAATATATCAAAGAACTTCCAAAATTCCAGTTGCCCCTGCCCTCTTTAAAGCAAGGTACTTTCAGGGCATTTGAAATTGTCGGAGATTCTATGCTGCCCATTCAACCGGGCAGTATTATCATTGGCGAATACATGGATAACTGGAATGATGTAAAAACCGGAGAAACGTATGTGATTGTTAGTAAAAATGAAGGTGTTGTCTATAAACGTGCAGGAAACCGTTTCAAAGAGAACAAAGAATTGAAACTGGTTTCTGACAACAAGCTTTACGACCCTTATCATGTTCCTGCTGAAGATATCCTGGAGATCTGGAAAGCAAAGGCTTATATCAGCTCAACGCTGCCTGATGCAACACCTGAACCAACGATGGAGACCCTGACTAATATGATGTCGCAGATGCAGAAATCAATTTCACAAATGAATAAAAACTAA
- a CDS encoding ORF6N domain-containing protein: protein MQHKDRKEDGVTDEMIMNHIYVLRGQKVMIDLDLAKLYRLGTSKIRIILDRNTTRFPADFMFRVSEEDELSLIRQDSGIKRNTGLSVSPIAFTEQGLAMLSGLLNSKQAIAVNIRIIRIFTLIRQIVPDFPELYREMEQFKNSLLSSESDS, encoded by the coding sequence ATGCAGCATAAAGATAGAAAAGAGGATGGGGTCACTGATGAAATGATCATGAACCATATCTATGTACTCAGAGGGCAGAAGGTGATGATTGATCTGGATTTAGCGAAACTTTACCGGTTAGGGACTAGTAAGATCAGAATTATCCTGGACCGGAATACCACTCGTTTTCCAGCAGATTTTATGTTTAGGGTGAGTGAGGAAGATGAACTTTCCTTAATCAGACAGGATAGCGGGATTAAACGAAATACTGGCTTAAGTGTGTCTCCAATTGCTTTTACGGAGCAGGGGCTAGCCATGTTATCCGGCTTACTGAACAGTAAACAGGCAATAGCGGTCAACATCAGGATCATTCGGATTTTCACGCTGATCAGACAAATAGTTCCTGATTTTCCTGAATTATACAGAGAGATGGAGCAGTTCAAAAATAGTCTGCTCAGCTCTGAGTCTGATAGTTAA
- the infC gene encoding translation initiation factor IF-3 gives MALGRPGFNRGPRPPFKKKEAEHNINQFIRAQEVRLAGDNVEPGIYPLAKALALADELELDLVEISPNAVPPVCRIIDYSKFVYEQKKKQKEIKANAKQTIIKEIRFGPNTNDHDFQFKLKHAVSFLENGEKVRAYVHFKGRAIVYKEQGEILLLKFAQALEDIGKVELLPKLEGKRMFLTLAPKVAKK, from the coding sequence TTGGCATTAGGCAGACCAGGATTTAATAGGGGACCACGTCCTCCTTTTAAGAAAAAAGAAGCAGAACATAATATTAATCAGTTTATCAGAGCCCAGGAGGTTAGATTAGCTGGCGATAATGTTGAACCGGGGATTTATCCTTTGGCAAAAGCTTTAGCCCTTGCCGATGAACTGGAGTTGGATCTGGTAGAAATATCACCAAACGCAGTTCCACCGGTTTGTAGAATAATCGATTACAGCAAGTTTGTTTACGAACAAAAGAAAAAGCAGAAAGAGATTAAGGCGAATGCTAAACAAACCATTATTAAGGAGATCCGTTTTGGACCTAACACTAATGATCATGATTTTCAGTTCAAACTGAAACATGCAGTTAGTTTCCTTGAGAATGGAGAGAAAGTCAGAGCATATGTGCATTTCAAAGGTAGAGCGATCGTTTACAAAGAGCAGGGAGAGATCTTATTGCTTAAGTTCGCACAAGCTTTGGAAGATATAGGAAAGGTTGAACTTTTACCTAAGTTAGAAGGTAAACGTATGTTCCTTACCCTTGCTCCAAAAGTTGCAAAAAAATAA